A region of Chitinophaga horti DNA encodes the following proteins:
- a CDS encoding glycosyltransferase family 4 protein yields the protein MTLYINLLNFSSRQIAGAGYFMKRLFEQINYEERLFPKFDEVHIFCNDQLDVRTVFSIPDDKRIILRPVKKMNSFLMRILYEQLVMPFLFVGKKGSYYAPTPVMPLLAVVIGRKVKYVCTVHDMIPFFIREKYGRLRGIYVRAISKWASRLSDMVITVSEHSKKDILFLTGIPSKKVKVVYNFLPATRFQAEQSCLPTLVTICTIEPGKNLENSMKGFKRLIEKYNLPHFRYIIIGKKGWNYDGIFAAAEKLSMNDKIVFTDYLPDPEKERFIKECSGIVYLSKYEGFGIPPLEGMYFSKPSIVANSSSLPEVVGQAGVICENVDSPDAIADGMYELITNRERYIAHIPDQLSKFSPLEQEIKFVDVLTVNNL from the coding sequence ATGACGTTGTACATTAACTTACTAAATTTTAGCTCACGTCAAATTGCTGGTGCGGGGTATTTCATGAAGCGTTTATTTGAACAAATAAATTACGAGGAACGCCTGTTCCCGAAATTTGATGAAGTTCACATATTTTGCAACGATCAGCTGGATGTAAGAACTGTTTTTTCTATTCCAGACGATAAGAGGATTATCCTCAGGCCCGTGAAGAAGATGAATAGCTTTCTGATGCGCATATTGTATGAGCAATTGGTTATGCCGTTTTTATTTGTCGGGAAAAAGGGCTCCTATTATGCGCCGACGCCCGTGATGCCTTTGTTGGCGGTGGTCATCGGAAGAAAGGTGAAGTACGTATGTACTGTACACGACATGATCCCTTTCTTCATCCGGGAGAAATACGGTCGGTTAAGGGGAATATATGTACGGGCTATATCAAAGTGGGCGTCGCGGCTTTCAGATATGGTAATCACAGTTTCGGAGCATTCGAAAAAGGATATATTGTTTCTCACCGGCATCCCTTCAAAAAAGGTTAAGGTAGTGTACAATTTTTTACCCGCTACTCGTTTTCAGGCGGAGCAATCATGCCTCCCAACGCTTGTTACGATCTGCACGATTGAGCCCGGGAAAAACCTAGAAAACTCAATGAAAGGCTTCAAACGGCTTATAGAAAAATATAACCTGCCCCATTTCAGGTATATCATTATAGGTAAAAAGGGCTGGAATTATGACGGTATCTTTGCCGCGGCCGAAAAGCTGTCCATGAATGACAAGATAGTTTTTACAGATTATCTGCCTGATCCAGAAAAGGAACGGTTCATCAAGGAGTGCTCCGGAATTGTATACCTGAGTAAGTATGAAGGTTTCGGGATCCCGCCGCTGGAGGGGATGTATTTCAGCAAACCATCCATCGTAGCCAATAGCTCCTCGTTGCCGGAAGTCGTTGGCCAGGCTGGCGTCATTTGTGAAAACGTTGATAGTCCGGATGCTATCGCCGACGGTATGTACGAGCTGATTACAAACAGGGAGCGATATAT